The following are encoded together in the Thermococcus sibiricus MM 739 genome:
- a CDS encoding stage II sporulation protein M, with the protein MNNRPFLISVFFFLLGLIFGVFSALFNDYSAYFGFDPFDNSNPGVLFFFKHNIKVAFLLWCGAVTLGVITLVNLFSNGFILGSAVRTTSTQIGVFRTLLLVLPHGIFEIPGLIIAGSAGFKIPYELLRFALGKKEEMITEEDAKEFFKLVGVSIALILIAAIIESKITLKLAEKL; encoded by the coding sequence ATGAACAACAGACCGTTTTTGATTTCAGTATTCTTTTTTCTTTTAGGTTTAATTTTTGGAGTTTTTTCCGCATTATTTAATGATTATTCAGCGTATTTTGGCTTTGATCCTTTTGACAATTCCAACCCAGGAGTTTTATTCTTTTTTAAACACAATATTAAGGTGGCTTTTTTGTTATGGTGCGGTGCAGTAACGCTTGGTGTAATAACGCTAGTGAATCTGTTCTCTAATGGCTTTATTTTGGGTTCGGCTGTAAGAACAACTTCGACTCAAATTGGAGTTTTTAGAACCCTTCTATTAGTGCTTCCCCACGGTATTTTTGAAATCCCTGGCTTAATTATAGCTGGATCTGCAGGCTTTAAAATTCCTTATGAATTGTTGAGGTTTGCCTTGGGTAAAAAGGAAGAAATGATTACAGAAGAAGATGCTAAAGAGTTCTTTAAACTTGTGGGAGTATCAATAGCTTTAATACTCATTGCAGCCATAATAGAAAGCAAAATAACACTAAAACTGGCTGAGAAACTGTGA
- a CDS encoding ATP-binding protein, translated as MISKEVWARIIRDYLEWDVKLVERNINYSIPKVQRALVIIGPRRAGKTYFMFQIIKELLKQGVRKEETIYINLEDPRIIDTTLDDLLGLLDVYYSQFPENVKGHNYFFLDEIQTVKNWEKFVRFLLDKNQRVIVSGSSSRLLSKEIATELRGRSVPIRVYPFSFREILVSHGIKVDRFYSTYEEAKIKKLLRQYLLWGGYPEVVLDFSLRREILREIIDLMIYKDIVERWGIVNIKALKLLFRMLAFSTHLSISKAYKNLKGIGINVGKTTVANYLEFLEDSLVFYPLRALIKSYKLQELYGFKPYLVDNGLLTSLGVQDEGRLLENLVFTELLKFDLEPNRDVFYYRTRDGKEVDFVILEKGRIKQAIQVTYELNESNYEREISALVGASKELNCRDLLLITWDQEETIKKKGKEIKVMPLWKWLLPK; from the coding sequence ATGATATCAAAAGAAGTCTGGGCCAGGATAATAAGAGACTACCTTGAGTGGGATGTTAAACTTGTTGAGCGAAATATAAATTACAGCATACCTAAGGTCCAAAGAGCTTTGGTCATTATTGGGCCACGAAGAGCTGGAAAAACTTATTTCATGTTCCAGATAATTAAAGAACTTTTAAAACAAGGGGTTAGGAAAGAAGAGACGATCTACATTAATTTGGAAGATCCCAGGATAATAGATACTACTTTGGATGATTTATTGGGCCTCTTGGATGTCTATTATTCCCAATTTCCTGAAAATGTAAAGGGACATAACTACTTTTTCTTGGATGAAATTCAAACAGTTAAAAATTGGGAAAAGTTCGTGAGGTTCTTACTTGATAAAAATCAGCGGGTGATTGTTTCGGGTTCTTCCTCCAGGCTTTTATCAAAAGAAATAGCAACTGAACTGAGAGGGAGGAGTGTTCCTATAAGGGTTTATCCCTTTTCATTCAGGGAGATACTGGTTTCTCATGGGATAAAGGTTGATAGATTCTACTCCACTTATGAGGAGGCTAAGATCAAGAAGCTGCTTAGGCAATATCTCCTTTGGGGAGGCTATCCCGAGGTCGTATTGGACTTTTCTCTCAGAAGGGAGATTCTTCGAGAGATAATTGACTTGATGATCTACAAGGATATCGTTGAGCGGTGGGGGATCGTCAATATCAAGGCATTAAAGCTCCTTTTCAGGATGCTTGCGTTTTCCACTCACCTTTCCATTTCCAAGGCATACAAAAACTTGAAAGGGATCGGCATTAACGTAGGAAAGACAACGGTTGCAAACTACTTAGAATTTCTGGAAGACTCTCTTGTGTTCTATCCCCTCAGGGCTCTAATAAAGTCATACAAGCTTCAGGAGCTGTACGGGTTCAAGCCCTATTTGGTGGACAACGGACTCTTGACAAGTCTAGGCGTCCAAGATGAGGGGAGATTGTTAGAAAACTTGGTCTTTACCGAACTTTTAAAGTTTGACTTGGAGCCGAATAGAGACGTATTTTACTACAGAACAAGGGATGGAAAGGAAGTGGATTTTGTTATACTGGAGAAAGGAAGGATAAAGCAAGCAATTCAGGTTACTTATGAGCTCAATGAAAGCAACTATGAAAGGGAAATTTCTGCCTTGGTCGGGGCTTCAAAAGAGCTCAATTGCAGAGACCTGCTTCTCATAACATGGGATCAGGAGGAGACAATTAAGAAGAAAGGGAAGGAAATCAAAGTTATGCCCCTGTGGAAGTGGCTCCTCCCCAAATAG
- a CDS encoding NAD-dependent epimerase/dehydratase family protein, whose amino-acid sequence MKVLVTGGAGFIGSHLVDRLMEDGHEVRVLDDLSAGSLENLKGWIDHERFEFMHGDLRRRDICEKAVKGVDAVFHLAANPEVRIGTQSPELLYETNVLITYNLLEAMRKEDVKALAFTSSSTVYGEAKTIPTPEDYGPLEPISVYGGAKLAAEALISGYAHTFDVKAVVFRLANIIGKRSNHGVIYDFINKLKKNPNRLEILGDGTQRKSYLHVSDTVEAMLYLFKEFLKEDKIYDAYNIGSEDWITVKEIAEIVSREMGLNPEFYFTGGVDGGRGWKGDVKVMLLNIEKAKAKGWKPKMNSYQAVEKTVRELLGKE is encoded by the coding sequence ATGAAGGTACTCGTAACTGGCGGTGCCGGGTTTATAGGCTCTCACCTTGTGGATAGACTTATGGAGGATGGTCATGAAGTTAGAGTTCTCGATGATTTAAGTGCAGGGAGCTTGGAAAACCTCAAAGGGTGGATTGATCACGAACGTTTTGAATTTATGCATGGAGACCTGAGAAGGAGAGACATTTGTGAAAAAGCAGTTAAAGGAGTGGATGCCGTTTTTCATCTTGCTGCAAATCCTGAAGTGAGGATTGGCACCCAAAGTCCAGAACTTTTATATGAGACCAACGTTCTCATAACCTACAACCTCCTCGAGGCCATGAGAAAAGAAGATGTAAAAGCACTGGCCTTCACTTCCTCATCCACAGTTTATGGGGAGGCAAAGACGATACCAACTCCCGAGGATTATGGGCCCCTGGAACCGATAAGCGTCTATGGCGGGGCAAAGTTGGCTGCCGAAGCATTGATATCAGGCTATGCCCACACATTTGACGTAAAAGCCGTGGTCTTCAGGCTGGCAAATATAATAGGGAAGAGGTCAAACCATGGAGTTATCTATGATTTCATAAACAAACTCAAGAAGAATCCAAACAGATTGGAGATTTTAGGTGATGGAACACAGAGGAAGAGCTACCTCCACGTTAGCGATACCGTTGAGGCCATGCTTTATTTATTTAAAGAGTTTTTAAAGGAGGACAAAATCTACGATGCTTATAATATCGGCAGTGAAGACTGGATAACTGTGAAGGAGATAGCAGAGATAGTGAGCAGGGAGATGGGCTTGAATCCAGAGTTCTATTTCACGGGTGGCGTTGACGGCGGAAGAGGATGGAAGGGAGACGTTAAAGTGATGCTCCTTAACATCGAGAAGGCCAAAGCCAAGGGCTGGAAGCCGAAGATGAACAGCTACCAAGCGGTGGAAAAAACGGTTAGGGAGCTATTGGGCAAAGAATAA
- the mntA gene encoding type VII toxin-antitoxin system MntA family adenylyltransferase antitoxin, producing MRIYNLPSEDREKIKKRITDFLINRKEVLFAYIHGSFIENRPFRDIDVAIYVDGDHDLAYELEMEEELTWFVGFPVDVRVINDAPVTFRFKALEGELLFSRDDNARCEFEEGTLREYHDYSYYLRRYGRDLLGI from the coding sequence ATGAGGATATACAACTTACCATCCGAGGATAGAGAGAAGATAAAGAAGAGGATTACCGATTTTTTAATTAATCGGAAAGAGGTTTTGTTTGCTTATATTCACGGATCTTTCATTGAAAACCGTCCATTTAGAGACATTGACGTTGCTATTTACGTTGATGGAGATCACGATTTAGCCTATGAGCTGGAGATGGAAGAGGAGCTAACATGGTTTGTAGGGTTTCCAGTTGATGTTAGGGTTATTAATGATGCTCCGGTGACGTTCAGATTTAAGGCTCTTGAGGGAGAGCTCCTTTTTAGTAGGGATGATAATGCCAGATGTGAGTTTGAGGAAGGGACTTTGCGTGAGTATCATGATTATTCTTATTATCTCAGGAGGTATGGGAGGGATCTCCTTGGAATATGA
- the hepT gene encoding type VII toxin-antitoxin system HepT family RNase toxin has product MEYDKEKIMKRVSEAENALQNLRELSSFSEEDFLKNKHYISSAKYNLLVAIEACIDIAYHLISKNRMRLPQDYADTFRVLVENGIISEHLGKRLMLMVRFRNRLVHIYWEINDKKIYHYLKDDVRDVEEFLNKIRETLRE; this is encoded by the coding sequence TTGGAATATGACAAAGAAAAAATCATGAAGCGTGTTTCAGAAGCGGAGAATGCCTTACAGAACCTTCGAGAACTTTCAAGTTTCTCTGAAGAGGACTTTTTAAAGAACAAGCATTACATTTCAAGCGCCAAATATAATCTGTTAGTTGCTATCGAAGCATGTATTGATATTGCATATCACTTAATTTCTAAAAATCGTATGAGGCTTCCCCAAGATTACGCTGACACTTTCAGAGTTTTAGTAGAGAATGGTATTATAAGTGAACATTTGGGGAAACGTTTAATGCTAATGGTTAGGTTCAGGAACAGGCTTGTGCACATATATTGGGAGATCAACGACAAAAAGATTTACCATTATCTTAAGGACGATGTTCGTGATGTTGAGGAATTTCTGAATAAAATCCGGGAGACATTACGAGAATAA
- a CDS encoding sugar phosphate nucleotidyltransferase: protein MKVLIMAGGYATRLWPITKGKPKPLLPVGDKYIIDYILEKTKDLGLEVHVSTNKFFEKHFKNWAEKNNIGLIVEETISEEEKLGTIGAIKYAVSELGVDDYLIVAGDNLFSFSLGEFLKHYSGRPLIAVYDVGDFELAKRYGVVLVEGDRVIDFQEKPLQPKSTLISTGVYAFPKDVIEKVGEYLEEGNRDSPGYFIEWLLKKDVEIYAYKFDDYWYDIGSADSYLEAMKTLLKESQIEEIQISSYSKIINPVVIKKGARILGRSIVGPYAYIGENCVIENSDVSDSIIFGNTVIRGSTIWRSIIDEKCEIRNLELKKSLVGGHAKIQRGD from the coding sequence ATGAAAGTCCTTATCATGGCCGGAGGATATGCCACTCGTTTGTGGCCGATCACAAAGGGTAAACCAAAACCCCTCTTACCTGTGGGAGATAAATACATCATCGATTACATCCTTGAGAAGACCAAGGATCTTGGTTTGGAAGTTCATGTGTCAACCAACAAGTTCTTTGAGAAGCATTTTAAGAATTGGGCCGAAAAAAACAACATTGGGCTTATTGTGGAGGAAACTATAAGCGAAGAGGAAAAACTGGGGACTATTGGAGCTATTAAATATGCAGTATCAGAACTTGGGGTTGATGATTACCTTATAGTTGCTGGTGACAATCTGTTCTCCTTTTCTCTGGGGGAGTTTTTGAAACACTACAGTGGAAGGCCATTAATAGCTGTTTACGACGTTGGTGACTTTGAGTTAGCGAAGAGGTATGGTGTGGTGCTGGTTGAGGGGGATAGAGTGATTGATTTTCAGGAAAAACCCCTGCAACCAAAGTCCACATTGATAAGCACTGGCGTTTATGCTTTTCCAAAGGATGTTATAGAGAAGGTTGGTGAATACCTCGAAGAGGGCAACAGAGATTCGCCGGGCTATTTCATAGAGTGGCTTCTTAAGAAGGACGTTGAAATTTATGCATACAAGTTCGATGACTACTGGTATGATATTGGTTCGGCCGACAGTTATCTGGAGGCTATGAAAACCCTTTTGAAGGAAAGTCAGATTGAAGAGATTCAGATAAGTTCTTATTCTAAGATAATCAATCCTGTGGTTATAAAGAAGGGTGCGAGAATTCTCGGAAGGTCGATAGTTGGGCCCTACGCCTACATTGGGGAGAACTGCGTGATTGAGAACTCCGATGTTAGCGATTCGATAATCTTTGGTAACACTGTTATCAGGGGTTCTACAATATGGCGCTCCATAATAGATGAGAAGTGCGAGATAAGGAATCTCGAGCTTAAGAAGAGCTTGGTTGGAGGGCATGCTAAGATACAGAGGGGAGATTAG
- a CDS encoding flippase — translation MTESLKLRLIKNAGWLFGAEVISKLLAYGVVVLLSRTLGPEGLGQYSFIFYYVGLLGIFSDLGVGYYLMREVARDREKLNELLPGALGLKIILAIVNFLVIVGITLFLPKPEWMKILIILAGAEAILTWISYLFVRIMYAYEITKYEALAITIERFWAFFVGGAVLYTFKSLSLFIVMLLAGYTLRELLRIKWGLQFVDELKIRFRPEMWKGLLKKSYPFWLIGLFTLIYYRTDMVMLNLLKGDYETGIYRAAYTLIEVSLFVPSIVVSTTMPSMARLWREDKTTLNVLFKKSSQMLVFLGVVGLAGYYIFARLGILIVFGEEFLPSVPVLKILAFAVPFMFLNSLLGSYMNATGKELAFTKITGFTALLNVALNYFLIINFGAEGAAIATVISQGLASVLSSKILNTKNSSVK, via the coding sequence ATGACTGAGAGCTTAAAACTAAGGCTGATCAAAAACGCGGGCTGGTTATTTGGTGCTGAGGTTATTTCAAAACTCCTAGCCTATGGTGTGGTAGTACTTTTAAGCAGAACCCTAGGCCCGGAAGGACTCGGTCAGTATTCGTTCATCTTCTACTACGTGGGGCTTCTCGGGATATTCTCTGATTTGGGTGTTGGTTATTATCTTATGAGGGAAGTTGCCAGGGATAGGGAGAAGCTCAACGAGCTGCTTCCGGGTGCCTTGGGTCTTAAGATCATACTCGCGATTGTTAATTTCTTGGTTATTGTAGGAATAACACTTTTCCTTCCGAAGCCGGAGTGGATGAAGATTCTCATAATCTTGGCTGGAGCCGAAGCGATATTGACATGGATTTCATATCTCTTCGTTCGCATTATGTACGCCTACGAGATCACTAAGTATGAGGCTCTAGCGATAACCATTGAGAGGTTTTGGGCATTTTTTGTTGGTGGGGCCGTTCTCTACACTTTCAAATCGCTATCACTCTTCATAGTTATGCTCTTAGCAGGCTACACCCTAAGAGAGCTGTTGAGGATAAAGTGGGGTCTTCAGTTTGTTGATGAACTTAAAATCCGCTTTAGGCCCGAGATGTGGAAAGGCCTTTTGAAAAAATCTTATCCATTCTGGCTAATCGGATTATTTACTCTGATCTATTACCGTACGGACATGGTAATGTTGAATCTTCTTAAAGGGGATTACGAAACGGGAATTTATAGGGCAGCGTATACACTGATAGAGGTTTCTCTCTTTGTTCCAAGTATTGTTGTCTCAACGACGATGCCTTCCATGGCAAGACTATGGAGAGAAGACAAGACAACTCTCAATGTTTTGTTTAAGAAGAGCTCTCAGATGCTTGTCTTTCTAGGAGTTGTTGGTTTAGCTGGCTATTACATCTTTGCTAGGCTTGGGATTTTGATAGTCTTTGGAGAGGAGTTCCTCCCAAGTGTCCCCGTGTTGAAGATTTTGGCTTTCGCAGTTCCGTTCATGTTTCTGAATTCTCTATTAGGAAGCTATATGAACGCTACCGGGAAGGAATTGGCATTTACGAAGATAACGGGATTTACGGCTTTGCTGAATGTTGCTCTGAATTATTTTCTTATCATCAATTTTGGTGCAGAGGGAGCTGCCATAGCGACTGTAATAAGTCAAGGATTGGCAAGTGTCTTGAGTTCAAAAATATTAAACACTAAAAATAGTAGTGTTAAGTAG
- a CDS encoding bifunctional cytidylyltransferase/SDR family oxidoreductase: MDKTVAIILAGGVGSRLGWETPKQFVKIAGKKVIEHTLDVFETHPLVDEVYVVINPYYYDYFLETILPKYKKITKVLKGGSTRQESSKIGVYAIDDNSVEKVLIHDAVRPLITKDIITNVIKALDVHCAVDVVIPAIDTIVVSDGRTILRIPNRKFLYQGQTPQGFRREVILKAHKLAEDEGFNQATDDCSLVLRYNLCDVHVVSGSVTNVKFTYNVDYYVLDRLFQLRGEYLINENTTKVEIESKLSNLKDKVIVVFGGTSGIGEKIVEIAKHYGARTYAFSRKTGVDVSNPDSIDEALKSVYEKEGTIDYIVNTAGTLKMGSLESREITDIVEEVNINFLGSVFVTKLGLKYIRNGGSIILFGSSSYTRGRMNYSIYSATKAGLVNFVQAVSDEVSDREIKISIIVPERTKTPMRLKNFGKEPDETLLMPETVAYVTLLALVSGVTGLPIHVRKDVEEKILRKIGFITT; encoded by the coding sequence ATGGACAAGACTGTGGCAATAATCCTAGCTGGTGGGGTTGGTTCAAGGTTAGGCTGGGAAACACCTAAGCAGTTTGTCAAAATTGCTGGTAAGAAAGTTATTGAACATACTCTCGATGTCTTTGAGACTCATCCATTAGTTGATGAAGTCTATGTGGTCATTAACCCATATTATTATGATTACTTTTTAGAGACAATATTGCCAAAATACAAGAAAATTACCAAAGTATTAAAGGGAGGTTCAACAAGGCAAGAGTCTTCGAAAATTGGTGTTTATGCAATTGATGATAATAGTGTTGAGAAAGTATTAATTCATGATGCAGTAAGACCCTTAATCACAAAGGACATTATAACAAACGTAATTAAAGCCCTAGATGTTCATTGCGCTGTTGATGTTGTAATACCTGCTATCGATACAATTGTCGTATCTGATGGGAGAACAATCCTTAGAATTCCTAATAGAAAGTTTCTCTATCAAGGTCAGACTCCCCAAGGATTCAGACGCGAGGTCATACTAAAGGCTCACAAACTTGCAGAGGATGAAGGATTTAACCAAGCTACAGATGATTGTTCTTTAGTACTTAGGTATAACCTCTGTGACGTTCACGTAGTTTCTGGTAGTGTAACTAATGTTAAGTTCACATATAATGTTGATTATTATGTGCTAGATAGGCTTTTCCAGCTAAGAGGAGAGTACCTTATAAATGAAAATACCACCAAAGTAGAAATTGAAAGCAAGTTATCTAACCTAAAGGATAAAGTCATTGTAGTGTTTGGAGGCACCAGTGGTATTGGAGAGAAAATAGTTGAAATTGCTAAACACTACGGTGCAAGAACTTATGCATTTTCTCGCAAAACGGGTGTCGATGTTAGTAACCCAGACTCCATTGATGAAGCTTTAAAGTCAGTATACGAAAAGGAAGGTACAATTGACTATATCGTCAATACTGCAGGAACCCTTAAGATGGGTTCTTTAGAGTCTCGGGAAATAACAGATATTGTTGAGGAAGTTAATATTAACTTTTTAGGATCTGTGTTCGTCACAAAACTTGGACTAAAGTACATTAGGAACGGAGGATCTATAATTCTTTTTGGTTCTAGCTCATATACTCGTGGAAGAATGAATTATTCAATATATTCTGCAACTAAAGCGGGTCTAGTGAATTTCGTTCAGGCAGTATCGGATGAAGTTAGTGACAGAGAGATCAAAATTTCCATCATCGTGCCTGAAAGAACTAAAACCCCAATGCGACTCAAAAATTTTGGGAAAGAACCAGATGAGACACTACTTATGCCAGAGACTGTTGCTTATGTCACTCTCTTGGCCTTAGTATCAGGAGTTACTGGACTTCCAATTCACGTTAGAAAAGATGTTGAAGAAAAAATCTTAAGGAAGATTGGTTTTATAACTACTTAA
- a CDS encoding CDP-glycerol glycerophosphotransferase family protein codes for MKLKPLIHYVLSRIFAKINRLIPKDGRVIMFISTPDFSDNPRYLYEKAKELLEGYKFVWVVNDKTKFQNLDNESTVFVQYRTFEYLKWIIKAKYLILSHGVPYWKSGNQIAILLWHGLPIKRDGVWIKNYWHILPDFLTVPSRFVGVIYSSLFGVPPQDILELGIPRTDVLFLNKNNEKLKVELKEKLNLPLDKKVVLYAPTWREWNPTFQFKLFLELATNKELQKVLKINNAMLVFKPHPQEEANILSYEFPKNFHIITSNNMLKKGLTTNELLLVSDLLITDYSSIFWDYLILDRPMIFYVPDIDDYRAHRGLILEPFEEWVPGKIAYSVDALVKTISGVLEEGKDGFEYKRKWLRNIMYKHQDGKSSERIIRYFFHISRGEI; via the coding sequence ATGAAACTTAAGCCACTTATTCATTACGTTCTGAGCAGAATCTTCGCAAAGATAAATCGCCTCATACCTAAGGATGGGAGAGTGATCATGTTTATCTCAACCCCCGATTTTAGCGATAATCCCAGGTATCTTTATGAAAAAGCAAAGGAGCTTCTTGAAGGTTATAAATTTGTGTGGGTGGTAAATGATAAGACCAAGTTCCAAAACCTTGATAATGAATCAACGGTCTTTGTCCAGTACAGAACCTTTGAATATTTAAAGTGGATAATAAAGGCAAAATACTTAATTCTTTCCCATGGCGTTCCCTACTGGAAGTCAGGGAATCAAATAGCTATTTTGTTGTGGCATGGCCTTCCTATAAAGCGGGACGGAGTTTGGATTAAAAATTATTGGCACATTCTACCTGATTTCCTAACAGTCCCTTCTCGATTTGTAGGGGTTATTTACTCATCTCTTTTTGGTGTTCCTCCTCAAGACATTTTGGAGCTAGGCATCCCTCGCACTGACGTTCTTTTTCTTAATAAAAACAATGAAAAGTTAAAAGTTGAATTGAAAGAAAAACTAAATTTACCTCTAGACAAAAAAGTAGTTCTCTATGCTCCTACGTGGAGAGAGTGGAATCCTACCTTTCAATTCAAACTATTTTTAGAACTCGCAACAAATAAAGAACTCCAAAAAGTACTCAAAATCAACAATGCAATGCTTGTATTCAAACCTCATCCCCAAGAAGAGGCAAATATTTTATCTTATGAATTTCCAAAGAACTTTCATATAATAACTTCAAATAATATGCTTAAGAAGGGATTGACAACTAACGAGCTCCTTCTTGTTAGTGATTTACTTATTACGGACTATTCCTCTATTTTTTGGGACTATTTAATCCTAGATAGACCTATGATATTTTATGTTCCAGACATTGATGATTATAGGGCACACAGAGGTTTAATATTAGAACCCTTCGAGGAGTGGGTTCCCGGGAAGATTGCGTACTCTGTAGATGCCCTTGTAAAAACTATTTCAGGCGTTTTAGAAGAGGGGAAAGATGGATTTGAATACAAGAGAAAATGGCTCAGAAACATTATGTACAAACATCAAGATGGCAAGTCTTCGGAAAGAATAATAAGGTATTTCTTCCATATCTCTAGAGGTGAGATATGA
- a CDS encoding glycosyltransferase family 4 protein: MRNLLIITNSYPNKDNSFHGGVFVKEQVRYLENYFENVYVISPQPWGSNRNLRDYEYDNVRVYYPRFFHAPVEFFRKRLGDSFFKAALRIIKREKLEFDLIHAHFTWPSGYAAAKLSKEFSVPLVITGHGYDIYELPFRGREWFKKVKFALDSADHIVTVSKSNFTILTTKLDIPEDKISVIPNGFNSHKFRPMDKLLVREQLNLPRDKKIILNVANLVPVKGQSYLIEAMEKVVSHRKDVMLIIVGDGPLKKELEIQIKKLNLENYVMLAGAKPHSEILLWMNAADLFVLPSLSEGNPTVMFEALGVGLPFVGTAVGGVPEIITSEDYGLLCPPKDPKCLAEKILIALEKEWNREKIMNYADQYTWGNVVNQILEVYQCLLRGSP; encoded by the coding sequence ATGCGAAATCTCTTGATAATCACCAATTCATACCCGAATAAAGATAATTCTTTTCATGGGGGAGTATTCGTTAAGGAACAGGTAAGATATCTAGAGAATTATTTCGAAAATGTTTACGTTATCTCACCTCAACCATGGGGGTCTAACAGAAACCTCCGCGATTACGAGTATGATAACGTTAGAGTCTACTATCCCCGGTTCTTCCACGCTCCCGTAGAGTTCTTTAGAAAACGTCTCGGTGACAGCTTCTTTAAAGCTGCATTGAGGATTATTAAACGTGAGAAGCTTGAATTTGATCTAATCCACGCACATTTCACATGGCCGAGTGGGTATGCTGCAGCGAAGCTATCAAAAGAGTTCAGCGTTCCACTGGTGATTACTGGTCATGGTTACGACATTTATGAGCTTCCGTTCAGGGGCAGGGAATGGTTTAAAAAAGTTAAATTTGCCTTGGACTCTGCAGATCACATAGTTACAGTAAGTAAAAGCAACTTTACAATACTTACCACCAAGCTCGATATTCCTGAGGACAAAATCTCTGTAATTCCTAACGGCTTCAATTCCCATAAGTTTAGGCCAATGGACAAATTACTTGTCAGGGAACAACTTAACCTTCCGCGGGACAAAAAAATAATTCTGAACGTTGCTAACTTGGTGCCAGTAAAGGGTCAAAGCTATTTAATTGAAGCTATGGAGAAAGTTGTGAGTCATAGGAAGGATGTTATGCTTATCATCGTTGGAGATGGGCCGCTCAAAAAGGAGTTAGAGATTCAAATTAAAAAGTTGAACTTGGAAAATTATGTTATGCTTGCTGGAGCTAAACCCCACAGCGAAATCCTCCTGTGGATGAACGCTGCTGATTTATTCGTTTTGCCGAGTTTGAGTGAGGGGAATCCCACGGTGATGTTCGAGGCTCTCGGCGTTGGTTTGCCCTTTGTTGGGACCGCTGTCGGCGGTGTGCCCGAGATAATAACCTCCGAGGATTACGGCTTGCTCTGCCCACCAAAGGATCCAAAGTGTCTTGCAGAGAAAATTTTAATAGCACTTGAGAAAGAATGGAACAGAGAGAAAATAATGAACTACGCAGACCAGTACACATGGGGGAATGTAGTTAATCAAATTCTGGAGGTCTACCAATGTCTCTTGCGAGGATCACCATGA